The Streptomyces achromogenes genome window below encodes:
- a CDS encoding ATP-binding SpoIIE family protein phosphatase: MDDQADRLVARVARELGARADELIADVEKALRRELPALWETPEIAGTVSQNVAEYIVTGLSGLASSAEPELIEPPPAALERARRLARYGMSLATMLRAFRLAQGVVLDRLIGELPRYTADAPLVSRATRYVIATTTGYVDRTSEQDVAAFQEERDRRRQWRLAMVNEAGVRIGTTLDVARTTQELADLAAERFADVVTVDLLDSALHGEDTPFTDRLVVRRIARAPAAARDARPPSAAAWQLVTCVDGSPTARALATGRPTRHQGDRSPDGRRVHSTLVVPLRARGSTLGVAEFRRHRNPDPYDDEDLLLAQEIAARAAVAVDNARRYTHARATALTLQRSLLPRHAPLQSAVEVAYRYLPAGGQAGVGGDWYDVIPLSGARVALVVGDVVGHGIHAAATMGRLRTAVRTLADIDLPPDELLTHLDDVVLRPSGEASGDPDGDPDEYLGETGATCLYAVYDPVSRRCTLARAGHVPPALTSRDGTVELLELPPGPPLGLGGLPFEATEVELPEGSLIALFTDGLIEARDHDVDPGLTRLRHALARPETSLEAICDTVLEAMLPDRPDDDVALLLARTRALGARQVATWDLDADPAAVARARSLVSRQLGDWGLEELGFTAELVVSELATNAIRYGRPPIRLRLIHDRGLLCEVSDGSNTTPHQRRARVSDEGGRGLLLVARLAEHWGTRHARRGKTVWAELSESAQFPASAFAG, from the coding sequence GTGGACGACCAGGCCGACCGTCTCGTGGCCCGCGTCGCGCGCGAGCTGGGCGCGCGGGCGGACGAGCTGATCGCCGACGTGGAGAAGGCCCTGCGGCGGGAGCTTCCCGCGCTCTGGGAGACCCCGGAGATCGCCGGCACGGTGTCGCAGAACGTCGCCGAGTACATCGTGACCGGGCTGTCCGGCCTGGCGAGCTCGGCCGAGCCGGAGCTGATCGAACCGCCGCCGGCCGCACTGGAGCGGGCCCGCCGACTGGCCCGGTACGGCATGTCCCTGGCCACGATGCTGAGGGCCTTCCGGCTGGCGCAGGGCGTCGTCCTCGACCGGCTGATCGGGGAGCTGCCCCGGTACACCGCCGACGCGCCCCTGGTCAGCAGGGCGACCCGGTACGTGATCGCGACGACGACCGGGTACGTCGACCGCACCTCGGAACAGGACGTCGCCGCGTTCCAGGAGGAGCGCGACCGCCGGCGCCAGTGGCGGCTCGCGATGGTGAACGAGGCGGGCGTGCGCATCGGGACCACACTGGACGTCGCCCGCACCACCCAGGAGCTCGCCGACCTCGCCGCGGAGCGTTTCGCGGACGTCGTCACCGTCGACCTGCTCGACTCCGCGCTGCACGGTGAGGACACCCCGTTTACGGACCGGCTCGTCGTGCGCCGGATCGCCCGGGCGCCGGCGGCCGCCCGCGACGCGCGGCCCCCGTCCGCCGCCGCGTGGCAGCTGGTCACGTGCGTCGACGGATCGCCGACGGCACGCGCCCTGGCCACCGGGCGGCCCACCCGGCACCAAGGCGACAGAAGCCCGGACGGGCGCCGCGTCCACTCCACCCTGGTGGTGCCGTTGCGCGCCCGTGGCAGCACGCTGGGCGTCGCCGAGTTCCGCCGGCACCGCAACCCCGACCCCTACGACGACGAGGACCTGCTGCTCGCCCAGGAGATCGCCGCCCGGGCGGCCGTCGCCGTGGACAACGCCCGCCGCTACACGCACGCCCGCGCCACCGCGCTCACCCTGCAGCGCAGTCTGCTTCCCCGGCACGCCCCCCTGCAGTCGGCCGTGGAGGTCGCCTACCGGTATCTGCCGGCCGGCGGTCAGGCCGGGGTGGGCGGCGACTGGTACGACGTCATCCCGCTGTCCGGGGCCCGGGTGGCCCTGGTGGTGGGCGACGTGGTCGGCCACGGCATCCACGCCGCCGCCACCATGGGCCGGCTGCGGACCGCCGTGCGCACCCTCGCCGACATCGACCTGCCGCCCGACGAACTCCTCACCCACCTGGACGACGTGGTGCTGCGCCCCTCCGGCGAGGCATCCGGCGACCCGGACGGCGACCCGGACGAATACCTCGGCGAGACGGGCGCCACCTGCCTGTACGCCGTCTACGACCCCGTCTCCCGACGGTGCACGCTGGCCCGCGCCGGTCACGTCCCACCGGCCCTGACCAGCCGGGACGGCACGGTCGAGCTGCTGGAACTGCCGCCCGGGCCGCCGCTGGGCCTGGGCGGCCTGCCCTTCGAGGCGACGGAGGTGGAACTGCCCGAGGGCAGCCTGATCGCCCTGTTCACCGACGGCCTGATCGAGGCCCGCGACCACGACGTCGACCCGGGCCTCACCCGGCTGCGTCACGCCCTCGCCCGCCCGGAGACCTCCCTGGAGGCGATCTGCGACACCGTCCTGGAAGCCATGCTGCCCGACCGCCCGGACGACGACGTCGCCCTCCTCCTCGCCCGCACCCGTGCCCTCGGCGCACGCCAGGTCGCCACCTGGGATCTGGACGCCGACCCGGCCGCCGTCGCCCGGGCCCGTTCGCTCGTCTCCCGGCAGCTGGGCGACTGGGGCCTGGAGGAGCTCGGCTTCACCGCCGAGCTGGTGGTCAGCGAACTGGCCACCAACGCCATCCGCTACGGCCGCCCCCCGATCAGGCTGCGCCTCATCCACGACCGCGGGCTGCTGTGCGAGGTCTCCGACGGCAGCAACACCACCCCGCACCAGCGCCGGGCCCGGGTCTCCGACGAGGGCGGACGCGGCCTGCTGCTGGTCGCCCGGCTGGCCGAGCACTGGGGCACCCGCCACGCCCGCCGCGGCAAGACGGTCTGGGCCGAACTGAGCGAGTCGGCGCAGTTCCCGGCGTCGGCGTTCGCCGGGTGA
- a CDS encoding antibiotic biosynthesis monooxygenase family protein: MSVVKINVLTVPAEQRETLEKRFAARGHAVEGSDGFEWFELLRPVEGTDTYLVYTRWRDEESFRAWADGPMRAAHQGGAEGERPKPAASASTLWSFEVAQQVTPKGA; encoded by the coding sequence ATGAGCGTAGTCAAGATCAACGTACTGACCGTCCCGGCGGAACAGCGGGAGACCCTCGAGAAGCGCTTCGCGGCACGCGGCCACGCCGTCGAGGGGTCCGACGGCTTCGAATGGTTCGAACTGCTCCGGCCGGTGGAGGGCACCGACACCTACCTCGTCTACACGCGCTGGCGTGACGAGGAGTCGTTCCGGGCGTGGGCCGACGGCCCGATGAGGGCGGCGCACCAGGGCGGCGCGGAGGGCGAGCGTCCCAAGCCCGCAGCCTCCGCCTCCACCCTCTGGTCGTTCGAGGTCGCCCAGCAGGTGACGCCCAAGGGCGCGTAG
- a CDS encoding IclR family transcriptional regulator, with amino-acid sequence MSARDGPTLINSVQRAFRLLEAVSEHENGAPAKQLAREAGLPLATAYHLLRTLVHDGYLQKLEDGGFILGDRLRTLHTAGRGQALLSRVRPTLAALRDELTTAAYLTFYEEGEIRVAEIVDGPRTPRVDLWVGFEDAGHATALGKSVLREMDDDARRDYLSRHQLADLTPRTITSAPELIRRLDESPVAPAVTDLEEYALGTVCVAVPVYSGDVIGSLGVSLPADRLSRIEQVRDRLIPTANRVTRTLSLRA; translated from the coding sequence ATGAGTGCGCGGGACGGCCCCACGCTCATCAACTCCGTACAGCGGGCCTTCCGTCTGCTGGAGGCGGTGAGCGAGCACGAGAACGGCGCGCCGGCGAAACAGCTGGCGCGGGAGGCCGGGCTGCCCCTGGCCACCGCCTACCACCTGCTGCGAACCCTCGTCCACGACGGCTACCTGCAAAAACTCGAGGACGGCGGGTTCATCCTCGGTGACCGACTGCGGACACTGCACACCGCGGGCCGCGGCCAGGCGCTGCTCAGCCGGGTCCGTCCGACGCTCGCCGCGCTGCGGGACGAGCTGACGACCGCCGCCTACCTCACGTTCTACGAGGAGGGCGAGATCCGGGTCGCCGAGATCGTGGACGGTCCCCGGACGCCCCGTGTGGACCTGTGGGTCGGTTTCGAGGACGCGGGGCACGCCACCGCCCTCGGCAAGTCCGTCCTGCGGGAGATGGACGACGACGCCCGACGGGACTACCTCTCGCGCCACCAGCTCGCCGACCTCACCCCGAGGACCATCACCAGCGCTCCGGAACTGATCCGGCGACTGGACGAGTCGCCCGTGGCCCCGGCCGTCACCGACCTGGAGGAGTACGCCCTCGGCACGGTCTGCGTCGCCGTCCCCGTCTACAGCGGCGACGTCATCGGCTCGCTCGGCGTCTCCCTGCCCGCCGACCGGCTGTCCCGGATCGAGCAGGTCCGCGACCGGCTGATCCCCACCGCTAACCGCGTGACCAGGACTCTTTCGCTGCGCGCCTGA
- a CDS encoding DUF6807 domain-containing protein, giving the protein MSIRVSHAYGEHIAVAAADGTEILRYVYRPDPDAFESPKPYAHPVRTLAGRTVTGYRPSDHRWHKGLQMTASHLSGQNFWGGNSYVHGRGYLALPERVGSMRHDGFPAFTVTDDRLAVTEQLTWVTHGGEEWAREQRGLTVHSVDEAAGAWALDWSIRLTNIRDAPLVFGSPTTAGREPAGYTGLQWRGPRDFTGGAVFAPDTEADADAGAEKLMGAQGPWLAFTAEHDDVDAHSTLVFAHAPENLDERSAIHESHWFVRSEPIPTVAFSWAFFEEFALPPGESFAYRYRVVVADGVWDRERVGAYLRTLPW; this is encoded by the coding sequence ATGAGCATCCGAGTCAGTCACGCGTACGGCGAGCACATCGCGGTCGCGGCGGCGGACGGGACGGAGATCCTCCGGTACGTGTACCGCCCCGACCCCGACGCGTTCGAGTCGCCCAAGCCCTACGCGCACCCGGTGCGCACCCTCGCCGGCCGCACCGTGACCGGCTACCGGCCCAGTGACCACCGCTGGCACAAAGGCCTGCAGATGACGGCGAGCCACCTCTCCGGCCAGAACTTCTGGGGCGGCAACTCCTACGTCCACGGTCGGGGCTACCTGGCGCTGCCCGAACGCGTCGGTTCGATGCGGCACGACGGTTTCCCCGCGTTCACGGTGACCGACGACAGGCTCGCCGTCACCGAGCAGCTCACCTGGGTCACGCACGGCGGCGAGGAGTGGGCGCGCGAGCAGCGGGGCCTCACCGTCCACTCCGTCGACGAAGCGGCCGGAGCATGGGCGCTGGACTGGTCGATCCGGCTCACCAACATCCGCGACGCACCGCTCGTCTTCGGCTCCCCGACCACCGCCGGGCGCGAACCGGCCGGCTACACCGGCCTGCAATGGCGCGGCCCCCGCGACTTCACCGGCGGCGCCGTGTTCGCCCCGGACACCGAGGCGGACGCCGACGCCGGCGCCGAGAAGCTGATGGGCGCCCAGGGGCCGTGGCTCGCCTTCACCGCCGAGCACGACGACGTCGACGCCCACTCCACCCTCGTCTTCGCCCACGCGCCCGAGAACCTCGACGAGCGGAGCGCGATCCACGAGTCGCACTGGTTCGTGCGCTCCGAACCGATCCCGACGGTCGCGTTCTCCTGGGCGTTCTTCGAGGAGTTCGCACTGCCGCCGGGCGAGTCCTTCGCCTACCGCTACCGCGTGGTCGTCGCCGACGGCGTGTGGGACCGCGAACGGGTGGGCGCGTATCTGCGCACCCTCCCGTGGTGA